Proteins encoded by one window of Companilactobacillus ginsenosidimutans:
- a CDS encoding TetR/AcrR family transcriptional regulator — protein sequence MNPQERKVTNQKYIYQALLEIMAGKPEEQISVTELCKRANVSRTYFYKNYSDYDQIILAAQKMKMLNYLRKLPNTQKIDVSDLMTNYFTMIKEDLPTYKLLVKNEKIEILLTTFQSVFQSLLQSDKIDNPNRALEQRYYLQFFTGAVVNMTLTWVKNGTKETPKYMGKQVQNFVTPK from the coding sequence ATGAATCCACAGGAGAGAAAAGTAACAAATCAAAAATACATATATCAAGCATTGCTAGAAATCATGGCGGGAAAACCAGAAGAACAAATTTCAGTTACAGAACTTTGTAAAAGAGCAAATGTATCACGAACATATTTCTACAAAAATTACAGTGATTACGACCAAATTATTTTGGCTGCACAAAAGATGAAAATGTTGAACTATCTCAGAAAATTGCCAAATACTCAGAAAATAGATGTGTCAGACCTAATGACAAATTATTTTACAATGATAAAAGAGGATCTACCAACTTATAAACTACTGGTAAAGAACGAAAAAATAGAAATACTACTTACAACTTTTCAATCGGTATTCCAATCGCTGTTACAATCGGATAAAATCGACAATCCAAATAGAGCATTAGAACAGCGATACTACCTACAATTTTTCACAGGAGCGGTAGTGAATATGACATTAACCTGGGTTAAAAATGGTACTAAAGAGACTCCAAAGTACATGGGAAAACAAGTACAAAATTTTGTTACACCAAAATAA
- a CDS encoding AbrB/MazE/SpoVT family DNA-binding domain-containing protein has protein sequence MERKLIKVGDSIAVTIPKPFLNQLSLQAGDIVSLDEKNEQIHIEKKEPSRTEDEQFLLDIRKLMDENKVALDALEKYDQEN, from the coding sequence GTGGAACGAAAATTAATCAAAGTTGGAGATTCTATTGCTGTCACAATTCCAAAACCATTTCTGAATCAGCTTAGTTTACAAGCAGGAGACATAGTTAGCCTAGATGAAAAAAACGAGCAAATACATATCGAAAAGAAAGAACCATCTCGAACAGAAGATGAACAGTTTTTACTAGATATTAGAAAACTAATGGATGAGAACAAAGTGGCATTAGATGCATTGGAGAAATATGACCAAGAAAATTAA
- a CDS encoding amino acid permease → MQMIALGGTIGVGLFMGSASTIKWTGPSVLIAYAIAGLILYMVMRALGEMIYTDPSTGSFAKFGSEYIHPVIGYLTAWSNVFQWLVVGISEVIAVGTYLEFWWPNLPSWIVGIVVVATLCLANLTSVKAYGEMEFWFSLIKVVTIIFMIIMGLLVILFGVGNGGHPVGISNLWKNGGFFTGGLKGFIFALSIVVASYQGIEVIGITAGEAENPQSSIVHAIRTIVGRILIFYIGAIFVIVSIYPWNKLGTMGSPFTETFAKVGITFAAEIINFVVLTAALSGCNSGMFSASRMLYTLGLQDKLPKSFKKVSKSGVPYIAVVTISLGILIGLIINFLLPILFHTPSDIFVVVYSSSVLPGMVPWFVILFSELHFRKLNKDKMVNHPFKMPFYPMSNYLAIGALFIILIFMFLNPETTISLMIGVVFLAFMTVFYFVREHHIAKKASK, encoded by the coding sequence ATGCAGATGATTGCCCTCGGGGGAACCATTGGTGTCGGGCTGTTTATGGGTTCTGCTTCAACCATAAAATGGACAGGGCCTTCAGTTTTGATCGCATATGCCATCGCCGGTTTGATTCTATATATGGTCATGCGTGCTTTGGGTGAAATGATTTACACAGATCCTTCAACTGGATCATTCGCAAAGTTTGGATCTGAATATATTCATCCTGTTATCGGATATTTAACTGCCTGGAGTAATGTTTTCCAGTGGTTAGTCGTTGGTATCAGTGAAGTTATCGCCGTCGGAACTTATCTAGAATTCTGGTGGCCAAATTTACCATCATGGATAGTCGGAATCGTTGTTGTTGCAACACTTTGTCTAGCCAACTTAACATCAGTTAAAGCATATGGTGAAATGGAATTTTGGTTCTCACTAATTAAAGTTGTTACTATTATATTTATGATTATCATGGGATTATTAGTAATTCTCTTCGGTGTCGGAAATGGTGGACATCCAGTCGGCATCAGTAACCTTTGGAAAAACGGTGGTTTCTTCACCGGTGGTCTAAAAGGATTCATCTTCGCACTATCAATCGTAGTCGCATCCTATCAAGGAATCGAAGTCATCGGAATCACAGCCGGTGAAGCTGAGAATCCACAAAGTAGTATCGTTCACGCGATCCGTACCATTGTGGGAAGAATCCTAATTTTCTACATTGGCGCAATCTTCGTAATCGTTTCAATTTATCCATGGAATAAATTAGGTACAATGGGCTCCCCATTTACTGAAACATTTGCCAAAGTTGGAATCACGTTTGCTGCTGAAATTATCAACTTCGTTGTCCTAACAGCTGCTCTATCAGGCTGTAATTCAGGAATGTTTTCAGCCAGCAGAATGCTGTACACATTGGGATTACAAGACAAGCTGCCTAAGTCTTTCAAGAAGGTTTCCAAGAGTGGTGTGCCATACATTGCCGTTGTAACCATTTCACTAGGAATTTTAATAGGACTGATCATCAACTTCTTATTACCAATCCTATTCCATACACCGAGCGACATTTTCGTCGTCGTATACAGTTCCAGTGTGCTACCAGGTATGGTTCCTTGGTTCGTCATCCTATTCAGTGAACTGCATTTCAGAAAACTAAATAAAGACAAAATGGTCAACCATCCATTCAAGATGCCATTTTATCCAATGAGTAATTACCTTGCTATTGGAGCTTTGTTTATTATTTTGATTTTTATGTTCTTGAATCCTGAGACAACAATTTCATTAATGATCGGTGTTGTGTTCTTGGCATTTATGACCGTTTTCTATTTTGTTCGCGAGCATCATATCGCCAAGAAAGCTTCTAAGTAA
- a CDS encoding O-acetylhomoserine aminocarboxypropyltransferase/cysteine synthase family protein, whose amino-acid sequence MSENNYKFETNQIHAGQTIDETGASAVPIYQTSSYIFKTPQEAADRFALKDPGNIYTRLTNPTTAVLEQRVAELENGTGGVALATGAAAIHAAIENIAGEGDNIVSASTLYGGTYNLFNVTFPKLGIKTTFVNSDDPENFEKAIDDKTKAIYLESIGNPDINLADLPAIAKIAHNHGILVIVDNTFATPYLYRPLDLGADVVVESATKFIGGHGTTMGGTIVENGKFDYKASGRYPEFTTPDPQYNGLVFADIAGGAFTTKVRAEVLRDTGGAIGPFNSFLLLQGLETLSLRVERHVSNTRKIIEFLNNHPKVAWIKYPELADSKYSDLAKRDFPNGVGSIFTIGLTGGEAAGKALITKLNIFSLLANVGDAKSLIIHPASTTHAQLNEEELRATGITPDLIRISIGIENVDDLIADLSQALDQV is encoded by the coding sequence ATGAGCGAAAACAATTACAAATTTGAAACTAATCAAATACATGCAGGTCAAACTATTGACGAAACTGGAGCAAGTGCAGTTCCCATCTATCAAACTTCATCTTATATTTTTAAGACTCCACAAGAAGCTGCCGATAGATTTGCTTTGAAGGATCCCGGTAATATTTATACCCGATTAACAAATCCAACTACCGCTGTTTTGGAACAAAGGGTTGCTGAACTTGAAAATGGAACTGGTGGTGTAGCACTTGCTACAGGTGCTGCAGCTATCCACGCTGCCATTGAGAACATTGCTGGCGAAGGGGACAACATCGTTTCCGCTAGCACGCTTTATGGTGGTACTTATAACTTGTTCAATGTCACATTTCCAAAATTGGGTATCAAGACTACTTTTGTTAACTCTGATGACCCTGAGAATTTTGAAAAGGCCATCGATGACAAGACTAAAGCTATCTACTTGGAAAGTATCGGAAACCCAGATATCAACTTAGCCGACCTTCCTGCTATTGCTAAGATTGCCCATAACCACGGGATTCTAGTTATCGTTGATAATACTTTTGCCACACCTTACTTATACAGACCATTGGATTTGGGGGCAGACGTTGTGGTTGAATCAGCGACGAAATTCATTGGTGGCCACGGTACGACGATGGGTGGCACGATTGTTGAAAACGGTAAGTTCGACTACAAGGCTTCGGGCAGATATCCTGAATTTACGACTCCTGATCCTCAATATAACGGTTTGGTTTTCGCTGATATAGCTGGTGGTGCCTTCACGACTAAGGTGCGTGCGGAAGTTCTCCGTGACACTGGTGGTGCTATTGGACCATTCAACTCATTCCTCTTGTTACAAGGGTTGGAGACGCTTTCTCTACGTGTTGAACGCCATGTTTCGAACACCCGTAAGATTATCGAATTCTTGAATAATCATCCTAAGGTTGCATGGATCAAGTATCCTGAACTGGCAGACAGCAAGTACAGTGACTTGGCAAAACGTGATTTTCCTAATGGTGTCGGCTCGATTTTCACTATCGGATTAACTGGTGGCGAAGCTGCTGGGAAAGCTTTGATTACGAAATTGAATATTTTCTCATTGTTGGCAAATGTCGGGGATGCGAAATCATTGATTATCCATCCTGCTTCAACAACTCACGCTCAATTGAATGAAGAAGAGTTGCGTGCAACTGGTATCACACCTGACTTAATTCGTATTTCTATTGGTATTGAAAATGTTGATGATTTGATTGCTGATTTGTCACAGGCTTTGGATCAGGTTTAA
- a CDS encoding SpaA isopeptide-forming pilin-related protein has translation MKRRITFSILFLTSILVFIGIFNLFGSSGSAYAATTTDTTPTSSISPTVTSPTTTTSPPVTSPTATTSNSTVSTTSTSPTDTQTKDITVAPTTSDQVASTTSTVAAPVTSTSTQTASATDTPVPVKEIPMKGNTAADASINSGAISPGDTTYVWSDYNVGYNWSIPDYVEINAGDTATFTIPDNINVTQKTTFDVKDPKGNVIGSFTILPGQKTGTLTFNDALENTTTGRVGTISFTAKGTSDSDENKDFILNKYGWINTTTAASTDTQASEGIPTSLTWNVAFNSASQDLTHVVLTDTIEPGQTFVRNSVRANYGYMLNGKFISQGEIVPDSVELVGNQLIIKFSNVSSYVDLYYDTTVQNVSTDQINKWHDKTTITADQISSEAEHTIEWGGAGTGEGAKGSIIFTKLNSVTNSPISGAVFEIRNSAGKVIQEGLTTNEKGIIEADDLAPGDYVIVETQVPDGYEPSANYEWPFTIVEGENDPVLLTGFDKPFPEEPGTGEEIVYKVDSADNQALVGAEFKLLDAEGNVVASPLKTDAQGILDMSDLAPGQYSLVEITAPEGYELNSTPIAFEVIAGKTASVYVKDVKLPTDGSLTVLKVDSETKKPLAGATFNILDSTGKVVKTGLTTDEKGQIVVDALPDGSYTLVETTAPEGYDDLKDPIAFTITAGKATSVTVPDEESEVVPPEPPVQPEEPDEDDDNVVEPSEPEPEPQPVPEPEKPSVTTPGKTPSGTIDKDTSGYGKLPQTGNDKDTVLEIVGLILSFVLMMSVISYRKLQH, from the coding sequence ATGAAAAGAAGAATTACTTTTTCAATACTATTTTTAACATCGATTCTGGTGTTTATTGGTATTTTCAACTTATTCGGCTCTTCTGGTAGTGCTTATGCTGCTACGACAACGGATACTACTCCTACAAGTAGTATTTCGCCGACAGTAACTAGTCCTACAACGACTACATCACCACCAGTAACGAGTCCGACTGCTACAACTAGTAATTCTACGGTTTCGACAACAAGTACTTCACCTACTGATACTCAAACAAAGGATATTACTGTAGCCCCGACTACAAGTGATCAAGTGGCTTCCACAACAAGTACTGTTGCCGCACCGGTAACTAGTACATCAACTCAAACAGCGAGTGCTACTGATACTCCTGTTCCTGTTAAAGAAATTCCTATGAAGGGTAATACCGCAGCTGATGCCTCCATTAATTCTGGAGCTATTAGCCCTGGCGACACAACCTACGTTTGGTCCGATTATAATGTCGGATACAACTGGTCGATTCCAGATTATGTTGAGATTAACGCCGGAGATACTGCAACCTTCACTATTCCCGACAATATTAATGTTACACAAAAAACAACTTTTGACGTAAAAGATCCGAAAGGTAATGTAATTGGATCTTTTACAATTTTACCTGGTCAAAAGACTGGTACATTAACATTTAATGATGCACTAGAAAACACTACAACTGGTCGTGTCGGCACCATTAGTTTCACTGCCAAAGGTACTTCCGACTCTGATGAAAACAAAGATTTCATCCTTAACAAATACGGTTGGATTAATACAACAACAGCTGCTTCCACTGATACACAAGCAAGTGAAGGTATCCCTACAAGTTTAACTTGGAACGTTGCCTTCAACTCAGCCAGCCAAGATTTAACACACGTTGTTTTGACTGACACAATTGAACCTGGTCAAACATTTGTTAGAAACTCTGTTCGTGCAAATTATGGTTATATGCTGAATGGTAAATTTATTTCTCAGGGTGAAATTGTACCTGACAGTGTTGAACTAGTTGGCAATCAACTTATTATCAAGTTCAGCAATGTTTCAAGTTACGTTGACCTTTATTATGATACAACCGTTCAAAATGTTAGCACCGATCAAATTAACAAATGGCACGACAAAACTACTATTACAGCTGATCAAATTTCATCAGAAGCAGAACACACTATTGAATGGGGTGGCGCTGGTACTGGTGAAGGTGCCAAAGGTTCAATTATCTTCACGAAACTCAATTCAGTAACAAATAGTCCAATTTCTGGTGCCGTTTTTGAAATTAGAAACAGCGCTGGTAAGGTTATTCAAGAAGGATTGACCACAAATGAAAAAGGTATTATTGAAGCTGACGATTTGGCCCCCGGCGACTACGTAATTGTCGAAACTCAAGTACCGGATGGGTACGAACCTAGTGCCAACTACGAATGGCCATTTACTATCGTTGAAGGTGAAAACGATCCTGTCCTTCTTACTGGATTCGACAAGCCATTCCCAGAAGAACCTGGAACTGGCGAAGAAATTGTTTACAAAGTTGATTCAGCTGACAACCAAGCTTTAGTTGGAGCAGAGTTTAAACTACTCGACGCTGAAGGGAATGTCGTTGCTTCACCACTCAAGACAGATGCCCAAGGTATTCTAGATATGAGCGATTTAGCACCAGGCCAATACAGCTTGGTTGAAATCACTGCTCCAGAAGGCTACGAATTGAATTCAACACCTATTGCGTTTGAAGTTATAGCTGGAAAAACTGCTTCGGTTTATGTTAAAGATGTCAAGCTTCCAACGGACGGCTCATTAACTGTTCTAAAAGTAGATTCCGAAACTAAAAAACCATTAGCAGGCGCAACATTCAATATTCTCGATTCAACTGGCAAAGTAGTAAAGACCGGTCTAACAACCGATGAAAAAGGACAAATTGTTGTCGATGCACTTCCAGACGGAAGCTATACATTAGTCGAAACAACTGCTCCAGAAGGTTACGATGATCTTAAAGACCCAATCGCATTTACTATTACCGCTGGTAAAGCAACAAGTGTAACTGTTCCAGATGAAGAATCTGAAGTAGTTCCACCAGAACCACCTGTTCAACCAGAGGAACCTGACGAAGATGATGATAATGTGGTAGAACCATCTGAACCAGAGCCAGAACCTCAACCAGTTCCAGAACCTGAAAAACCATCAGTAACAACACCTGGTAAGACACCAAGTGGAACAATCGATAAAGATACATCCGGTTACGGCAAGTTGCCACAAACCGGAAACGATAAGGATACAGTCCTAGAAATAGTCGGATTGATTTTATCATTTGTACTTATGATGTCTGTAATTAGTTACCGCAAATTACAACATTGA
- a CDS encoding MalY/PatB family protein, with protein MYDFEETIDRRKTDSVKWDIKKNELPMWVADMDFQVAPEIVSAIKNKADQAVFGYEWPREDYFNAVAGWYETEHHARPNTDWMLFVTGVVPAISSMVRRLSNVGDNVLVQAPVYNIFYNSIVNNGRHVLSNDLVFDGEGYSIDFDDLEKKMSEPTTTLMILCNPHNPVGKIWSRDDLIRLAELANEHGVKIISDEIHGDITFTEDGYVPMFSLPENLIQNVAVCVSTSKTFNVAAIHAATIIVPNEHLRDTVNRGINTDEISEPNSFAIPATIAAYTKGHKWLGELKEKLTSNRELVADYLKENIPEIKLIHSDATYLLWLDVQEISDDSAKLQEFIRNDTGLYLSAGNVYGGDGNDFLRMNIACPTSSVKDGLDRLAKSIKDF; from the coding sequence ATGTACGATTTTGAAGAAACTATTGATCGTCGTAAGACTGATTCTGTTAAGTGGGATATTAAGAAAAATGAGTTACCAATGTGGGTAGCTGACATGGATTTCCAAGTTGCCCCTGAAATAGTTTCAGCCATCAAAAATAAAGCCGACCAAGCGGTGTTTGGTTATGAGTGGCCACGTGAAGACTACTTTAATGCCGTTGCTGGTTGGTATGAAACAGAGCATCATGCACGTCCAAATACTGATTGGATGTTGTTTGTGACCGGAGTTGTGCCCGCAATTTCATCAATGGTCAGACGACTTTCGAATGTCGGTGACAACGTCCTCGTTCAAGCACCCGTATACAATATTTTTTATAATTCAATCGTAAATAACGGTCGTCATGTTTTATCCAATGACCTAGTTTTCGATGGAGAAGGTTATTCAATCGATTTTGACGACTTAGAAAAGAAGATGTCAGAGCCGACCACAACCCTGATGATTCTGTGTAATCCACACAATCCAGTTGGAAAAATTTGGTCACGTGATGACCTGATTAGACTCGCTGAATTAGCCAACGAGCATGGTGTAAAAATCATTAGTGACGAAATCCATGGTGATATCACATTCACTGAAGATGGATATGTACCAATGTTCTCTTTGCCAGAAAATTTGATCCAGAATGTAGCAGTATGTGTGTCAACAAGTAAGACATTCAACGTTGCAGCCATTCATGCGGCAACTATTATTGTTCCCAATGAACATTTGCGCGACACTGTAAATCGTGGAATCAATACTGACGAAATTTCCGAGCCAAATTCATTTGCAATTCCAGCTACAATTGCTGCCTATACCAAAGGACACAAATGGTTAGGTGAATTGAAGGAGAAACTGACAAGTAATCGTGAATTAGTTGCGGATTATTTGAAGGAAAACATCCCAGAAATTAAGTTGATCCATTCAGATGCAACTTACTTATTATGGTTGGATGTACAAGAAATTTCTGACGACTCTGCTAAATTACAAGAGTTTATTAGAAATGATACTGGACTATATTTGTCTGCCGGTAATGTTTATGGCGGAGATGGGAATGATTTCTTGAGAATGAATATTGCCTGTCCAACATCATCAGTAAAGGATGGATTGGATCGATTAGCCAAATCTATTAAAGACTTTTAA
- a CDS encoding type II toxin-antitoxin system death-on-curing family toxin, with product MTKKIKYLTPIEISKINLEITQDNFRIKYSDKLNTVAMQPRQDLFGHEMYDSIAKKAGILFIKIINLHCFDDGNKRTALLSLHRFLQINGYKFTASQQQQINLTINVAKTDDPSLDYNEVYLFIEDHIMKVN from the coding sequence ATGACCAAGAAAATTAAGTATTTAACTCCTATTGAAATATCCAAAATCAATCTTGAAATTACGCAAGATAATTTTCGTATAAAATACTCTGATAAGTTAAATACCGTTGCAATGCAACCACGCCAGGATTTATTTGGCCATGAAATGTATGACAGCATTGCAAAAAAAGCAGGTATTTTATTTATCAAAATTATCAATTTGCACTGCTTTGACGATGGAAACAAACGTACTGCTCTTTTGTCGCTACATCGTTTTCTACAAATAAATGGATATAAATTTACCGCAAGTCAACAGCAACAAATCAACTTGACCATCAATGTCGCTAAAACTGACGATCCAAGCTTAGACTATAACGAAGTTTACTTATTCATTGAAGATCATATTATGAAAGTAAACTAA
- a CDS encoding homoserine O-acetyltransferase/O-succinyltransferase family protein, translated as MTVFKLNGLSSNNILNYQTNPELSILVLNLMPNKTQTEDQISQLFSEVKTPVAVTFMYPKSHQWKHGSQEQLAYHYVTLDSIRNQYFDGFIVTGAPLEKLAFEDVDFWNEFLEIREWTRTHTRCQLFTCWGAQAALYTDFNLPKVNVEKKIFGVFENELKSELPDGFRMPQSRFSKVDPRIAGETKGLEILGDNEQTGPFYLRAKLQNSIYVMGHPEYQAETLVNEYFRDEKKGQPVQKPENISLDDPTVAYNAWHDSSLYLYQNWLNNILKEKNNNERKQLQI; from the coding sequence ATGACGGTATTTAAATTAAATGGATTATCTAGTAACAATATATTGAATTATCAAACCAATCCTGAATTATCTATTTTGGTGCTGAACTTGATGCCAAATAAGACTCAGACGGAAGACCAGATCAGTCAGCTGTTTTCTGAAGTTAAAACGCCAGTTGCTGTGACTTTCATGTATCCCAAGTCGCATCAATGGAAACATGGTAGTCAAGAACAACTTGCGTATCACTACGTCACACTTGATTCTATTAGAAATCAGTATTTTGACGGCTTCATAGTTACTGGGGCTCCACTAGAAAAGCTTGCTTTTGAAGATGTAGATTTTTGGAATGAATTTTTGGAAATTCGTGAGTGGACGCGAACACATACTCGATGTCAATTATTTACTTGCTGGGGAGCTCAAGCGGCGCTATACACCGACTTCAATCTACCAAAAGTGAATGTTGAGAAAAAGATTTTTGGGGTTTTTGAGAATGAATTGAAATCTGAATTGCCGGACGGTTTTCGGATGCCGCAGTCTCGTTTTAGCAAGGTTGATCCAAGAATTGCTGGCGAGACGAAAGGCTTGGAGATTCTTGGAGACAACGAACAAACTGGTCCATTTTATCTGCGGGCTAAGTTGCAAAACAGCATTTATGTGATGGGTCATCCGGAATATCAAGCCGAGACTTTGGTCAACGAATATTTCCGAGATGAGAAGAAGGGTCAACCGGTTCAGAAACCGGAAAATATCTCGTTGGACGACCCTACTGTTGCTTACAATGCTTGGCATGACAGCAGTTTGTATCTATATCAAAACTGGTTAAATAATATTTTAAAGGAGAAGAATAATAATGAGCGAAAACAATTACAAATTTGA
- a CDS encoding esterase/lipase family protein: MKKLRIAFILFLFAGIATLFNFTDQSKADNDYPIVFVHGLNGYGESEIPSFPYWGGRSNNVVNELNANNGGTVAYESVVSPYGSDWDRMCELYAYLKGGTVDYGLAHSQQYGHARYGRTFPGIYPQLSDTNKVHLVGHSMGGQTIRDFDSMLRNGSQTEMEASTNAGEQASPLFAGGNNWIESVTSIAGVHNGTPLTNSPINEVAAKVIFTGNFMGVSLPRDSTTLKPQATDYKLDQWGLVRKQGESLPAFNKRVVESKAWTSHDNSLYDLSINGSNAITARTNLSPNEYYFTYAGNATKQGLTGHAVPVSGIAPYFSIGAAYIGAQGNDPQWWASDGCVPVISAKAPIGQAAQPDSTTVNGPFEQSNTSTAAKGVWQYNDPVQGWDHNDFVGLDVTKDRDQANAQKVQSFYQDLYLKLKSLNA, encoded by the coding sequence ATGAAAAAATTACGAATTGCCTTTATTTTGTTTTTATTCGCAGGTATAGCAACGTTGTTCAACTTTACTGATCAATCAAAAGCTGACAATGACTATCCTATTGTTTTCGTCCATGGACTTAATGGTTATGGCGAAAGTGAAATACCTAGTTTTCCATATTGGGGAGGACGTTCCAACAACGTCGTTAACGAGCTTAACGCCAACAATGGTGGTACGGTCGCTTATGAATCAGTTGTAAGTCCTTATGGTAGTGACTGGGATCGTATGTGTGAACTTTATGCATATTTGAAAGGTGGAACTGTCGATTATGGACTTGCCCATTCACAACAATATGGACATGCACGATACGGTAGAACTTTCCCTGGTATTTACCCACAACTCAGTGACACTAATAAAGTTCACTTAGTTGGACACTCAATGGGTGGTCAAACTATCCGTGACTTCGATTCCATGTTAAGAAATGGTAGTCAAACGGAAATGGAAGCGAGCACAAATGCTGGCGAGCAAGCTAGTCCACTTTTTGCCGGTGGAAATAACTGGATTGAATCAGTTACATCTATCGCCGGAGTTCACAATGGTACTCCTTTAACAAATTCACCTATTAATGAAGTTGCTGCAAAAGTCATCTTCACTGGTAATTTTATGGGTGTTTCACTACCACGTGACTCAACTACTTTGAAACCACAAGCAACAGATTACAAACTAGACCAATGGGGATTGGTTAGAAAACAAGGTGAAAGTTTACCTGCCTTCAACAAACGTGTTGTTGAGAGTAAAGCTTGGACTTCACACGATAACTCACTTTATGACCTATCAATCAACGGTTCTAACGCTATCACAGCTAGAACCAACTTATCACCTAACGAGTACTACTTTACATATGCCGGAAACGCTACAAAACAAGGCTTAACCGGACATGCTGTACCAGTTAGTGGGATTGCTCCATACTTCAGTATCGGTGCTGCATACATTGGTGCTCAAGGAAACGACCCTCAATGGTGGGCAAGTGACGGCTGTGTTCCAGTTATCTCAGCCAAGGCTCCAATCGGCCAAGCTGCTCAACCAGATAGCACAACTGTAAATGGACCATTTGAACAATCAAATACTTCTACAGCTGCTAAAGGTGTATGGCAATACAATGATCCTGTCCAAGGATGGGATCACAATGACTTCGTCGGCCTCGATGTAACAAAAGACCGTGACCAAGCCAACGCACAAAAAGTACAATCATTCTATCAAGATTTGTATCTTAAATTGAAGTCATTAAACGCATAG